From the genome of Acidobacteriota bacterium, one region includes:
- a CDS encoding DUF87 domain-containing protein, whose product MSRDAAIYEKLGAFYLGSPHDVTSGETADEPLLYDAKDLLTHAMCVGMTGSGKTGLCACLLEEAAIDGVPALIIDPKGDMGNLLLTFPNLSPQEFRPWIDEDAAGRAGKSPDEFAAAQAELWRNGLSQWGQDATRIQRLRQAVDFRIYTPGSDAGRPVSVLSSFQAPPPEVRGERDLLRDRISATVQGLLGLVGIDADPVQSREHILLASLFERAWNEGQDLDLGGLIQQVQQPPLERVGVLPLDSFFPAKDRFGLAMALNNLLASPGFAGWMEGEPLDVDRLLYDSSGKPCVSIFSIAHLSDAERMFFVTLLLQQTLGWMRSRPGSSSLRALLYMDEVFGFIPPVAEPPSKKPLLTMLKQARAYGLGVVLATQNPADLDYKALSNIGTWFLGRLQTERDKARVLDGLEGVGAGGAEFGRREMEQLLAGLGKRVFLLHNVHEPAPEVFHTRWAMSYLRGPLTRDQIDRLVPDDLPVPPLAADNGARSSGQAAPSSSAKAVRPVLPSEIPQRYLPLRGRPGDDVTYVPRLMGLGRVHFVDKRRDIDHHRDLALLAAVPEEVASIDWYDATESGLELADLESDPAADSIAFGELPTAATKTKSYRSWEKELSETLYRDRRLSLWVSPGLDLTSQPGESERDFRIRLTDLAREARDEEIEKLREKAERKLATLGERKRKAEQAVERERDQARDAKLQTAVSLGSTLLGALFGGRRRSLSTAARGVGRSFKQGQDVERALENVESYGRQIAEVEEDLRQDIETIEERWEARNLPLEEVEVKPRRADIDVRLVTLAWAPYRAGEAAW is encoded by the coding sequence ATGAGTCGGGACGCAGCGATCTACGAGAAGCTCGGAGCCTTTTACCTCGGCAGTCCGCACGATGTGACGAGTGGCGAGACAGCGGACGAGCCGCTGCTCTACGATGCGAAGGATCTGCTGACCCACGCCATGTGCGTGGGGATGACCGGCAGCGGCAAGACCGGCCTATGCGCCTGCCTGCTCGAAGAGGCGGCGATCGACGGGGTACCGGCGCTGATCATCGATCCCAAGGGCGACATGGGGAATCTGCTGCTGACCTTCCCGAATCTTTCGCCGCAGGAGTTCCGTCCGTGGATCGACGAAGACGCCGCCGGCCGCGCCGGCAAGTCACCGGACGAATTCGCCGCCGCCCAGGCGGAACTGTGGCGTAACGGCTTGAGCCAATGGGGCCAGGACGCCACCCGCATCCAGCGCTTGCGCCAGGCGGTGGACTTTCGCATCTACACCCCGGGCAGCGATGCCGGCCGGCCGGTCTCAGTGCTCTCTTCTTTCCAGGCGCCGCCGCCGGAGGTGCGCGGCGAGCGTGATCTGCTGCGCGATCGGATCTCGGCGACGGTGCAAGGCCTCCTCGGGCTGGTCGGTATCGACGCCGATCCGGTGCAGAGCCGCGAGCACATCCTGCTCGCCTCCCTCTTCGAGCGGGCCTGGAACGAGGGCCAGGACCTCGATTTGGGCGGCCTCATTCAGCAGGTGCAGCAGCCGCCGCTGGAGCGGGTGGGGGTGCTTCCCCTCGACTCCTTCTTTCCGGCAAAGGACCGCTTCGGTTTGGCGATGGCATTGAACAACCTGCTCGCCTCGCCGGGCTTCGCCGGTTGGATGGAGGGCGAGCCGCTGGACGTCGATCGATTGCTTTACGATTCCTCCGGCAAACCGTGCGTTTCGATCTTCTCGATCGCCCACCTGTCCGACGCGGAGCGCATGTTCTTCGTCACCCTGCTGCTGCAGCAGACCTTGGGCTGGATGCGCAGCCGCCCCGGTTCGTCGAGCCTGCGGGCGCTGCTCTACATGGACGAGGTGTTCGGCTTCATCCCGCCGGTGGCGGAGCCGCCTTCGAAGAAGCCGCTGCTGACCATGCTCAAGCAGGCACGAGCCTACGGCCTTGGGGTGGTGCTGGCGACCCAGAATCCGGCCGATCTGGACTACAAGGCACTCTCCAACATCGGCACCTGGTTCCTCGGTCGGCTGCAGACGGAGCGCGACAAGGCGCGGGTGCTCGACGGATTGGAAGGGGTGGGTGCCGGCGGTGCGGAGTTCGGCCGGCGGGAGATGGAGCAGCTCCTGGCGGGCCTCGGCAAGCGGGTGTTCCTGCTCCACAACGTCCACGAGCCGGCGCCGGAGGTGTTCCACACTCGCTGGGCGATGTCCTACCTGCGCGGGCCGCTGACCCGCGACCAGATCGACCGCCTGGTGCCCGATGACCTGCCCGTGCCGCCGCTGGCCGCCGACAATGGAGCCCGCTCTTCGGGGCAGGCCGCACCTTCGTCGTCGGCGAAGGCCGTCCGGCCGGTCCTGCCGTCGGAGATTCCGCAGCGCTACCTGCCGCTCCGCGGTCGGCCGGGAGACGATGTGACCTACGTCCCGCGGCTGATGGGCTTGGGCCGCGTCCACTTCGTAGACAAGCGCCGGGACATCGATCACCACCGGGATCTTGCGCTGCTGGCGGCGGTGCCGGAAGAGGTGGCGTCGATCGACTGGTATGACGCCACCGAAAGCGGCCTGGAACTGGCGGATCTGGAGTCCGATCCGGCGGCCGATTCCATCGCCTTCGGCGAGTTGCCGACGGCGGCGACCAAGACAAAGAGCTACCGGAGTTGGGAGAAGGAACTGTCCGAGACGCTGTATCGGGATCGGCGCTTGAGCCTGTGGGTGAGTCCCGGCCTCGATCTCACTTCGCAGCCGGGCGAGAGCGAGCGGGACTTCCGCATTCGGCTCACCGACCTCGCCCGGGAAGCGCGCGACGAAGAGATCGAAAAGCTGCGGGAGAAGGCCGAGAGGAAGCTCGCCACCCTGGGGGAACGCAAGCGCAAGGCGGAGCAAGCGGTGGAGCGTGAGCGGGACCAAGCTCGCGACGCCAAGCTCCAGACGGCGGTTTCCCTGGGGAGTACCCTGCTGGGCGCTCTGTTCGGCGGTCGGAGGCGCAGTCTGAGTACCGCGGCGCGCGGCGTCGGCCGCTCCTTCAAGCAGGGGCAGGACGTGGAGCGGGCGCTGGAGAACGTCGAGTCCTATGGGCGGCAGATCGCCGAGGTGGAAGAGGATCTGCGGCAGGACATCGAGACGATCGAAGAGCGCTGGGAGGCGCGCAATCTGCCCCTCGAGGAGGTGGAGGTCAAACCCCGGCGAGCGGACATCGATGTGCGCCTGGTCACCCTCGCCTGGGCGCCCTACCGGGCCGGCGAGGCGGCCTGGTAG
- a CDS encoding esterase-like activity of phytase family protein codes for MLFTRLVTGFAALLLAGCTSSGVFGPAKVSESGPVLELIGYAELPTGTLFHGTEVGGLSGLTFDSKGQVYYAISDDRSEHAPARFYTLALDLTAESFDEGNLRILAVTTLQQNGEPFAEDTLDPEGIAWVPGQGIFISSEGNARKAIAPFVRRFDRTGEQIAELPVPEKFLPDGNRTYGVRNNLGFEGLSFDPETRLLWVATENALAQEDAKADLDRPSSVRLLAYDLAAGGTPREVHYRVDPVAEEPSPFDDYRTAGLVELMASGDGRFLFLERSYSAGAGTTVRLYQASLDQAPDISSLPMAEAGSPVEKSLVADLDTFGVPMDNLEGMALGPRLGDGRRFLVVVSDNNFLPEQRNLIMVFALRWPVEGAR; via the coding sequence ATGCTCTTCACTCGTCTCGTCACCGGGTTTGCAGCCCTGCTGCTCGCCGGTTGTACCTCTTCGGGGGTTTTCGGGCCGGCGAAGGTGTCCGAATCGGGGCCGGTGCTGGAACTCATCGGCTATGCGGAGCTGCCGACGGGCACGTTGTTCCACGGCACGGAGGTCGGGGGCCTTTCGGGACTGACCTTCGATTCCAAGGGGCAGGTCTACTACGCCATTTCGGACGATCGCAGCGAACATGCGCCGGCTCGCTTCTACACCCTGGCTCTGGACCTGACTGCCGAGTCTTTCGACGAGGGCAATCTGCGGATCCTTGCGGTCACCACCCTGCAGCAAAACGGAGAACCCTTCGCCGAGGACACATTGGACCCGGAGGGGATTGCCTGGGTACCGGGGCAGGGGATTTTCATCTCTTCGGAGGGCAATGCCAGAAAAGCCATTGCGCCGTTCGTGCGGCGATTCGATCGTACCGGCGAGCAGATCGCGGAACTGCCGGTACCGGAGAAGTTCCTGCCCGATGGAAATCGAACCTATGGGGTGCGGAACAACCTGGGGTTCGAAGGGTTGTCCTTCGATCCGGAGACCCGTCTGCTGTGGGTGGCAACGGAGAATGCTCTGGCCCAGGAGGATGCCAAGGCGGATTTGGATCGGCCGAGTTCGGTTCGCCTTCTGGCCTATGACCTGGCCGCCGGGGGGACCCCGCGGGAGGTGCACTACCGGGTGGATCCGGTGGCCGAGGAGCCTAGTCCTTTCGATGACTACCGAACCGCCGGCCTGGTGGAGTTGATGGCTAGTGGGGACGGTCGATTCCTGTTTCTCGAACGCTCCTATTCGGCCGGTGCCGGCACCACGGTGCGGCTATACCAGGCGAGCCTCGACCAGGCGCCGGACATCTCCTCCCTGCCGATGGCAGAAGCCGGATCGCCGGTGGAGAAGTCGCTGGTAGCGGATTTGGATACCTTTGGAGTGCCGATGGACAATCTGGAGGGCATGGCTCTGGGACCCCGGTTGGGCGACGGCCGGCGGTTTCTGGTGGTGGTGTCGGACAACAATTTTCTGCCGGAGCAACGGAATCTGATCATGGTCTTCGCTTTGCGTTGGCCGGTGGAGGGAGCACGATGA
- a CDS encoding Glu/Leu/Phe/Val dehydrogenase, which translates to MTSGRSFLDQVNRAFDRAADHVDQPPGLLEQIKICNRTYSMEFPLRRNDGSIKVIRAWRAEHSHHKLPVKGGIRYAPTVDEDEVRALAALMTYKCAVVNVPFGGAKGGVRIDRKDFEAEELERITRRYTFELHSKGFIGPGTDVPAPDYGTGATEMAWILDTYGSLTDDPLDALACVTGKPVGQGGIRGRDAATGRGVFFGIRELCNAPEEMKALGLEAGLEGKRVVVQGLGNVGYHAARNLQEGGAVLVGLAEYEGAIHRPQGLDVDDVIRHRRETGSILGYSGASDLARSTDALELDCEILVPAALEGVITENNAPRLQAKIVAEAANGPVTAGADDQLRQRGVLILPDIYLNAGGVTVSYFEWLRNLSHVRFGRLNRRFEQASNARMLKAIEELTGKAFDSKIHQEVVLGASEADIVDSGLEETMIEALDEIRAVRQRLDNGVDLRTAAFVNAIEKVGVAYNAMGIFP; encoded by the coding sequence ATGACCAGCGGCCGTTCGTTTCTCGACCAAGTCAACCGTGCCTTCGATCGGGCGGCGGATCATGTAGACCAACCGCCCGGATTGCTCGAGCAGATCAAGATCTGCAACCGCACCTACTCGATGGAGTTTCCCCTCCGTCGCAATGACGGATCGATCAAAGTGATCCGCGCCTGGCGGGCCGAGCACAGCCACCACAAGCTGCCAGTGAAGGGCGGCATCCGATACGCGCCGACGGTGGACGAGGACGAGGTGCGCGCCCTGGCGGCACTGATGACCTACAAATGTGCGGTGGTCAACGTACCCTTCGGTGGCGCCAAGGGCGGAGTGCGGATCGACCGCAAGGACTTCGAGGCGGAAGAACTCGAACGCATAACCCGTCGTTACACCTTCGAACTGCACAGCAAAGGCTTTATCGGCCCCGGTACTGATGTACCGGCGCCGGACTACGGCACCGGCGCCACCGAGATGGCCTGGATCCTCGACACCTACGGTTCCCTCACCGACGATCCGCTCGACGCCCTGGCCTGTGTCACCGGCAAGCCCGTAGGGCAAGGCGGCATCCGCGGCCGGGACGCGGCGACCGGGCGAGGCGTCTTCTTCGGAATTCGCGAGCTGTGCAACGCTCCCGAGGAGATGAAGGCGCTCGGACTCGAAGCGGGGCTGGAGGGCAAGCGGGTGGTGGTGCAGGGCCTCGGCAACGTCGGCTACCACGCGGCGCGCAATCTGCAGGAGGGCGGCGCGGTGCTGGTGGGGTTGGCGGAGTACGAAGGCGCCATTCACCGGCCCCAGGGGCTGGATGTGGACGATGTGATCCGCCATCGTCGGGAAACCGGCTCGATCCTAGGCTACTCAGGCGCCTCCGATCTGGCCCGCTCCACCGATGCCCTGGAACTCGATTGCGAGATCCTGGTACCGGCGGCCCTCGAAGGGGTGATCACCGAGAACAATGCGCCTCGCCTCCAGGCCAAGATCGTCGCCGAGGCGGCCAATGGACCGGTGACCGCCGGAGCCGACGACCAGCTTCGGCAGCGCGGTGTTTTGATCCTTCCGGACATCTATCTGAACGCCGGCGGCGTTACCGTGTCCTACTTCGAATGGCTGCGCAACCTTTCCCATGTTCGCTTCGGGCGCCTCAACCGGCGCTTCGAGCAGGCCTCCAACGCCCGCATGCTGAAAGCCATCGAGGAACTCACCGGAAAGGCCTTCGACTCCAAGATCCATCAGGAAGTGGTGCTCGGTGCTTCTGAGGCGGACATCGTGGATTCGGGGCTCGAAGAAACGATGATCGAAGCTCTGGATGAGATCCGCGCCGTACGTCAGCGTTTGGACAACGGCGTGGATTTGCGTACGGCGGCTTTCGTGAACGCGATCGAAAAGGTGGGCGTGGCGTACAACGCCATGGGAATTTTCCCTTAG
- a CDS encoding RNA methyltransferase, which yields MPTSTIQPAIILVAPQLGENIGFVARAMANCALTDLRLVRPRPAWPCPRAQAAASGADAILEAARLFNSTAEAVADLHHLWATTARRRDMVKPIATPRQAAETMRRTGAAGETCGILFGPERTGLDNDDVARADHIVEVPLNPEFSSLNLGQAVLVMAYEWYQAGWEPSGAENLPQKAPGGDDRPATRAELENYFEHLEQALDASGFLNVPERRPTTVRKLWNLFLRATPTASEVRTLHGVVTYLSGHRKQKR from the coding sequence ATGCCCACTTCTACAATCCAACCGGCGATCATCCTGGTCGCCCCGCAGCTCGGCGAAAACATCGGTTTCGTCGCCCGAGCGATGGCCAACTGCGCGCTGACGGATCTGCGCCTGGTGCGGCCGCGGCCGGCCTGGCCGTGCCCGCGGGCGCAGGCCGCCGCCTCCGGGGCCGACGCGATCCTGGAAGCCGCTAGGCTGTTCAACTCCACGGCCGAGGCGGTCGCGGACTTGCACCATCTGTGGGCCACCACGGCACGCCGGCGAGACATGGTGAAGCCGATCGCCACCCCCCGCCAGGCGGCCGAGACGATGCGCCGCACCGGCGCCGCGGGCGAAACCTGCGGCATTCTCTTCGGTCCGGAGCGCACCGGCCTCGACAACGACGACGTCGCCCGCGCGGACCACATCGTGGAGGTCCCCCTGAATCCTGAGTTCTCCTCCTTGAACCTCGGTCAAGCGGTGTTGGTGATGGCCTACGAGTGGTACCAGGCGGGGTGGGAACCCAGCGGAGCAGAGAACCTGCCGCAAAAGGCTCCAGGGGGCGACGACCGGCCGGCCACCCGGGCAGAACTCGAGAACTATTTCGAACACCTGGAGCAGGCCCTCGACGCCAGCGGCTTTCTGAACGTACCGGAGCGGCGCCCGACAACGGTGCGCAAGCTGTGGAATCTATTCCTGCGCGCCACCCCGACGGCGAGTGAAGTCCGCACCCTGCACGGCGTGGTGACCTACCTTTCCGGCCACCGCAAACAGAAAAGGTAG
- the sucB gene encoding 2-oxoglutarate dehydrogenase, E2 component, dihydrolipoamide succinyltransferase gives MATEVVMPQMGESIAEGTITKWLVQPGDKVERDQPLFEISTDKVDAEIPSPIAGTLIEIKAQEGETVPVDAVVAMIGEEGESTGASGDAGDEKEAESADPPAAEEVSGADAGEGSEASGAADDASGAEDDSDDDKRPGGRRFASPLVRKIAKEEGVDLADVEGTGVKGRVTKADIMAYLEGGGKAASEKDQPTAPTPGQPAPPPASKPSSGFSVPPYGPNEPVEIEPMSKIRQITAAHMRYSKDTSAHVTTVFHFDFTRVDRIRRAAKAGFLKANGTKLTYMPFIFKAVTTALKKHKQINAAIDGTNIVYKKRINLGMAVALDRGLIVPVIKDADELNLVGLAKTANDLADRARTKKLKPDEAAGGTFTITNPGVFGSLFGTPIINQPQVAIMGIGAIEKRPVVRQDADGADTLAIRTMSYFNITYDHRLVDGADADHFMNDVKKVIEEDPWSELDAYI, from the coding sequence ATGGCTACCGAAGTCGTGATGCCCCAGATGGGCGAGTCGATCGCCGAGGGCACGATCACCAAGTGGTTGGTGCAGCCCGGAGACAAGGTCGAACGCGACCAGCCCCTTTTCGAGATCTCCACCGACAAGGTCGATGCAGAGATCCCCAGCCCGATCGCCGGCACCCTAATCGAGATCAAGGCCCAGGAGGGCGAGACGGTTCCCGTCGACGCCGTCGTGGCGATGATCGGCGAAGAGGGCGAAAGCACCGGTGCCTCCGGCGACGCCGGCGACGAAAAAGAGGCCGAGAGCGCCGACCCGCCGGCTGCTGAAGAGGTCTCCGGCGCCGATGCCGGTGAAGGTTCCGAGGCCTCCGGCGCTGCCGATGACGCCTCCGGCGCCGAGGATGACTCGGACGACGACAAGCGGCCCGGCGGCCGTCGCTTCGCCAGTCCCTTGGTGCGCAAGATCGCTAAGGAAGAAGGGGTTGATCTGGCCGATGTCGAGGGCACCGGCGTCAAGGGCCGGGTGACCAAGGCGGACATCATGGCTTACCTCGAAGGCGGCGGAAAGGCCGCCTCTGAGAAGGACCAGCCGACGGCGCCGACCCCCGGTCAGCCGGCGCCGCCGCCGGCGAGCAAGCCTTCGAGCGGTTTCTCGGTGCCTCCCTACGGTCCCAATGAGCCGGTGGAGATCGAGCCGATGTCGAAGATTCGGCAGATCACCGCGGCACACATGCGTTACTCGAAGGACACCTCGGCGCACGTCACCACGGTGTTTCACTTCGACTTCACCCGGGTGGACCGCATCCGGCGGGCGGCCAAGGCCGGTTTTCTGAAGGCCAACGGCACCAAGCTCACCTACATGCCGTTCATCTTCAAGGCGGTGACCACGGCCTTGAAGAAGCACAAGCAGATCAATGCAGCCATCGACGGCACCAACATCGTGTACAAAAAGCGGATCAATCTGGGCATGGCCGTCGCCCTCGACCGAGGTCTGATCGTGCCGGTGATCAAGGATGCGGACGAACTCAACCTGGTCGGGTTGGCCAAGACCGCCAACGATCTGGCGGACCGCGCGCGCACCAAGAAGCTCAAACCCGACGAGGCTGCCGGCGGCACCTTCACCATCACCAACCCGGGGGTCTTCGGCAGCCTGTTCGGCACTCCGATCATCAACCAGCCGCAGGTGGCGATCATGGGTATCGGAGCCATCGAGAAGCGGCCGGTGGTGCGGCAGGACGCCGACGGTGCCGACACCCTGGCGATCCGCACCATGTCCTACTTCAACATCACCTACGACCACCGTTTGGTGGACGGCGCCGATGCGGATCACTTCATGAACGACGTCAAGAAGGTGATCGAAGAGGACCCCTGGTCCGAACTCGACGCGTACATCTAG
- a CDS encoding alpha-ketoacid dehydrogenase subunit beta, which yields MSAAAGGEGAVTYLAAIRRAMWDAMESDERVFMIGEDIGTYGGAFRVTQGFLERFGEERVIDTPISESAIVGAAIGAAMMGRRPVVEMQFIDFIACAFNQIVNFAAPNHYRWGPAVPMVVRGPCGGNVHGSAFHSQNPEGFFHRAPGLKIVAPATVADAYGLMRSAIDDLNPVLFFEHKYLYRRVKAELPENPAPVDIGKARIAREGKDLSVITYGAMLHVALEAAEILSGDGIELEVLDLRTLKPLDDEAILATVRKTNRVLVLNEEPRTGSLAGEVAARIAESAFEWLDGPVQRLTCLDTPVPYSPPMEAFYLPNVEKLVAQVRQLSSY from the coding sequence ATGAGCGCCGCGGCCGGCGGCGAGGGTGCCGTCACCTACCTGGCGGCGATCCGCCGCGCCATGTGGGACGCCATGGAGAGCGACGAGCGGGTGTTCATGATCGGCGAGGACATCGGCACCTACGGCGGCGCCTTCCGGGTGACTCAGGGATTTCTCGAGCGCTTCGGCGAGGAGCGGGTGATCGACACACCGATCAGCGAATCGGCCATCGTCGGTGCCGCCATCGGTGCCGCCATGATGGGTCGCCGACCGGTGGTCGAGATGCAGTTCATCGACTTCATCGCTTGCGCCTTCAACCAGATCGTCAATTTCGCGGCGCCCAATCACTACCGTTGGGGACCGGCGGTGCCGATGGTGGTGCGGGGGCCGTGCGGCGGCAATGTTCACGGCTCGGCCTTCCACAGCCAGAACCCGGAGGGTTTCTTCCACCGCGCGCCGGGTCTCAAGATCGTGGCGCCGGCCACCGTCGCAGACGCCTACGGCCTGATGCGGTCGGCGATCGACGATCTCAATCCGGTGCTCTTCTTCGAGCACAAGTACCTGTACCGGAGGGTGAAGGCGGAACTGCCCGAGAATCCCGCTCCGGTGGACATTGGCAAGGCGCGTATCGCCCGAGAGGGTAAGGATCTTTCGGTCATCACCTACGGTGCTATGCTGCACGTCGCGCTGGAGGCGGCGGAGATCCTGAGCGGTGACGGAATCGAACTGGAAGTGCTCGATTTGCGGACGTTGAAGCCCCTCGATGACGAGGCGATCCTCGCCACGGTGCGCAAGACGAATCGTGTGCTGGTACTCAATGAAGAGCCTCGGACGGGCTCGCTGGCCGGGGAGGTGGCGGCGCGCATTGCCGAGTCCGCCTTCGAGTGGCTGGATGGTCCTGTGCAGCGGCTGACCTGCTTGGATACGCCGGTACCCTACAGCCCGCCGATGGAAGCCTTTTATCTACCGAACGTCGAGAAGCTGGTGGCTCAGGTGCGCCAGCTCTCAAGCTACTGA
- a CDS encoding thiamine pyrophosphate-dependent dehydrogenase E1 component subunit alpha, with the protein MSKNFGPLHPKAQEESADRLAATSLGPEDQKRLYHFMTLTRRVEARLSNLYRQGKVVGGLYSGHGQEATSVGSAYALGPDDFMGPIIRNLGSMLVRGVQPREVMTQYMARGTSPTGGKDGNTHFGDLERGLVAPISMLGALIPVMAGVALAGRMEGKDWVALTYIGDGGTSTGDFHEGMNFAAVENLPLVVIAENNGYAYSTPTRKQMRCRDIVSKAVGYGIAGEIVDGNDVLAVYEATRRAVERGRQGGGPTLIESKTFRMKGHAEHDDAGYVPEELFEEWAAKDPIARFEKHLLSTELASQEELDGIAAEIEKSLDAEVDFALESPFPPAERALEGVFA; encoded by the coding sequence ATGAGCAAGAACTTCGGGCCGCTCCATCCAAAGGCGCAAGAGGAGTCGGCGGATCGCCTGGCCGCCACTTCCCTTGGGCCTGAGGATCAGAAGCGCCTCTATCACTTCATGACCCTCACCCGGCGGGTCGAGGCGCGGTTGTCGAACCTCTACCGCCAGGGCAAGGTGGTGGGCGGGCTGTATTCCGGCCACGGCCAGGAGGCGACCTCCGTCGGCAGCGCCTACGCCCTGGGCCCGGACGACTTCATGGGGCCGATCATCCGCAATCTGGGGAGCATGCTGGTGCGCGGCGTGCAGCCGCGCGAGGTGATGACCCAGTACATGGCCCGCGGCACAAGCCCCACCGGCGGTAAGGACGGCAACACCCACTTCGGCGACCTCGAACGGGGCCTGGTGGCGCCCATTTCGATGCTCGGCGCCTTGATTCCGGTGATGGCCGGGGTGGCGCTGGCGGGTCGCATGGAGGGCAAGGACTGGGTGGCCCTCACCTACATCGGCGATGGCGGTACGTCGACCGGGGACTTCCATGAGGGGATGAACTTTGCGGCGGTGGAGAACCTACCGCTGGTGGTCATCGCCGAGAACAACGGCTACGCCTACTCGACCCCGACGCGCAAGCAGATGCGCTGCCGGGACATCGTGTCCAAAGCGGTGGGCTACGGCATCGCCGGCGAGATCGTCGACGGCAACGACGTGCTGGCGGTCTACGAGGCGACCCGACGCGCCGTCGAGCGCGGCCGCCAAGGCGGCGGACCGACCTTGATCGAGTCCAAGACCTTCCGCATGAAGGGCCACGCCGAGCACGACGACGCCGGCTACGTGCCTGAGGAGCTGTTCGAAGAGTGGGCTGCCAAGGATCCCATCGCGCGCTTCGAAAAGCACCTGCTGAGCACCGAGCTGGCGAGCCAAGAAGAGCTCGACGGTATCGCCGCCGAGATCGAAAAATCCCTCGACGCGGAGGTCGACTTCGCCCTGGAGTCCCCCTTCCCGCCGGCGGAACGGGCCCTCGAAGGGGTGTTCGCATGA
- the lpdA gene encoding dihydrolipoyl dehydrogenase has product MAEHEYDLIIIGSGPGGYVAAIRAGQLGLKVAVVEKDPKFGGTCLHRGCIPTKALLHTASVLDEIRHAGGLGIQVGDPQLDLDKAHQRKQKVVDKNAGGVQFLFKKNNVKGIHGFGRIVGKNEVEVDDGKGKSVYTTANILIATGSVPRDLPFAPVDGEKVINSDHMLKVPKVPKTLAVLGAGAVGTEFASIFTSFGSEVTLLEMLPRLLPLEDEEVSSELAKAFRKRGIKSLTGTKLKAVETTETGVKLDLEGADPLEAEMLLVAVGRGPVTDNIGLDAVGLTTEKGYLQTNEMMQTAVDNIYAIGDVVVAGPWLAHKASAEGILAVEHMAGHATRPLDYGKVPSVVYTDPEVGSVGLTEAAAKEAGYEVAIGKFPFSASGKAAIEGKTVGFVKVVRDKKYDELLGVHIIGPHATDLIAEACVALSVETTTEELFRTVHAHPTLAESVMEAAHASHGAAIHF; this is encoded by the coding sequence ATGGCCGAACACGAATACGATCTGATCATCATCGGCAGCGGGCCCGGCGGCTATGTGGCCGCCATCCGGGCCGGTCAACTGGGCTTGAAGGTGGCGGTGGTGGAGAAGGACCCGAAGTTCGGGGGTACCTGCCTGCATCGCGGCTGCATTCCCACCAAGGCGCTCCTCCACACGGCGTCGGTGCTCGACGAAATCCGCCACGCCGGCGGCCTGGGTATCCAAGTGGGCGATCCGCAACTCGATCTCGACAAGGCGCACCAGCGCAAGCAGAAGGTGGTGGACAAGAATGCCGGCGGCGTGCAGTTCCTGTTCAAAAAGAACAACGTTAAGGGCATCCACGGCTTCGGCCGTATCGTCGGCAAGAACGAGGTCGAGGTGGACGACGGCAAGGGCAAGTCGGTATACACCACGGCGAACATCCTGATCGCCACCGGCTCCGTGCCGCGGGATCTGCCCTTCGCGCCGGTCGACGGCGAGAAGGTGATCAACTCCGACCACATGCTCAAGGTGCCGAAGGTGCCGAAGACCCTGGCGGTCTTGGGCGCCGGCGCCGTCGGTACCGAGTTTGCCTCCATCTTCACCTCCTTCGGCAGCGAGGTGACGCTGCTGGAGATGCTGCCGCGGCTGCTGCCGTTGGAGGATGAAGAGGTCTCCTCCGAACTCGCAAAGGCCTTCCGCAAGCGCGGCATCAAGTCGCTGACCGGTACCAAGTTGAAGGCCGTGGAAACCACCGAGACGGGCGTCAAGTTGGATCTCGAAGGCGCCGATCCGCTGGAGGCGGAGATGCTGCTGGTGGCCGTCGGCCGCGGTCCGGTGACCGACAACATCGGCCTCGACGCAGTCGGTCTGACCACCGAAAAAGGCTACCTCCAGACCAACGAGATGATGCAGACGGCGGTGGACAACATCTACGCCATCGGCGACGTGGTGGTGGCCGGTCCCTGGCTGGCCCACAAGGCCTCCGCCGAGGGCATTCTGGCGGTCGAGCACATGGCCGGCCACGCCACCCGGCCCCTCGACTACGGCAAGGTGCCGTCGGTGGTCTACACCGACCCGGAGGTCGGCAGCGTCGGCCTGACGGAAGCGGCCGCGAAGGAGGCAGGCTACGAGGTGGCGATCGGCAAATTCCCCTTCAGCGCCTCCGGCAAGGCGGCCATCGAGGGCAAGACCGTCGGTTTCGTCAAGGTGGTGCGGGACAAGAAATACGACGAACTGCTCGGCGTCCACATCATCGGTCCCCACGCCACGGACCTGATTGCCGAAGCCTGCGTCGCCCTGTCCGTTGAAACGACCACCGAGGAGCTGTTCCGCACCGTTCACGCCCACCCGACCCTGGCCGAGTCGGTGATGGAAGCGGCGCACGCTTCGCACGGTGCGGCGATCCACTTCTAG